The nucleotide sequence gatatacgcagccacctccaattcgcatctccataagaagggcagtcaATAATTACATAACcgtggaagaagaatccactgcTGCTAATAAGAGACCCTTTGTATTTAatcgacttggagaatcaaccgcAAGAACTTCAATGTTCGAAAGGTTGggtcctctaaataagaagaaaaataacaagagTAGGAGAAGTCTTCAAAGTACAACAATGCACTCTTCGCCTAAGATCCAGAAGggtttccaaagtttgattccttttaGAATGAAGCGACAGACGGAACGGGTAGTTTTATGCAATGGGTTGCTAAAAGCAAAAgctcatactgtggtttataccaaaaaacatgaggaagatgaagagagtgttggattctcatatcatgttacgacctagaatgagaaagatgtctcatctcaaatgaagtttgatgaagagatagaagatgctttctggtgttatcatatatccatcaatgacgatgatcctcaaggggaggaagatgctggagatgctccatcaAAACTTGAAGAAAGAGTAAAGGccataatagatcccttgaaagaagttaatcttggaaacgatgaagacccaagaccaacttacctgagtgcatTTCTAGAAGTGGAGGAGGAAATctcttatatggacatactcaaagaatatacgaatttcttcatttagatctataaggaaatgcctggcttagatccaaaagtagcagtccaGTAGTTGGCGATCAAGAATGGTGCTCATCCTGTTAAGAAAGCCTAAAGGTTCTTTAGGGCAGAGTTGGTtccattaattgaaaataaagttaacaaactcattgaagctggatttattcgtgaagtcaaatatcccacgtggatttcaagcattgttccagtacggaagaagaatggccaaatttgagtttgtgtcgactttcggGATCTCAACATCCCCTGCCCCAAGGATGACTTTACAATCCCCATactagagttgatgattgatgccaccactgttTATGAGggcatgtccttcatggatggtgcATCCGGCTATAATCAAATCCGCATGGCGCTAAAGaatgaagaactcactgcattttgtactcccaaaggtatttattgctacaacgtgatgccttttggtttgaaaaatgctggagccacttatcaaagggctatgaaAAACATCTTTGATGGTTTACACCATAAAAGTGTTGAATGctacgtggatgatctagtggtaaagttaagaaagagagacgaccacttaaaagatctaagaatggtgttcgagttacttcgaagatattaacttaggatgaatccattaaagtgtgactttggagttacttctggaGAGTTTTTTGGCTTCATTGTGTGAcaccgaggaattaaaattgaccAAGCCAAGGTTGATGCAATTTTAAAGATGCCAGAGCCTCAAAACAtccatgagttaaaaagccttcaaggaaggctaacatatttaaggaggttcatctcaaaactggctggaaaatgtcaaccatttagtatTCTCATGAACAAGGACACTTCCTTCGAATAGGaacaagcttgtagtaatgcctttgagagtatcaaatcatacttaatgaaacCACCAGTTCTTGCCGCACTCATACCTAGGAAATCATTAATACTCTACATAGCGGCACAAGAGAGGTCGGTTGGAGCACTAttagctcaagaaaatagtgaaatcaaagaaaactctctttactatctgagcaTAATGATGACGCCGAAtaagctaaagtattctccaatcaaAAAGTTGTGTTTTGCATTAtccttctcaattcaaaagataaaGCACTACTTTCAGTCTTATGTTGTTCGTCTTATGTCTAGGGagaatcccatcaagtttgtaatgtcgaaacCAATCCTTAGTGACCGACTTGCAAAATGGTgccttcaatttcaacagtttgagattaTGTATATTCCCCAAAAGGCCATAGAGGGACAAACATTGGCTGACTTTTTGGCAGACCACCATACacctgatgattgggaactggGCGATGAATTTCCtaatgaagatgcaatggttattgaagccAAACCCCcgtggaagatgtactttgatggtgccgcACATCGATATGGAGTGGGTGCTAAGGTGGTGTTCATCACTACACAAGAAGAGGTAATCCTACACTCATTTACCCTAACAAatcattgctctaataatgtttATGATTATCAAGCGTTAAGACTTGGACATGAGATGGCAGTTGACATAAAACAActacaattacaagtctttggtgactctcaACTGGTGATCAAACAACTTTTGGGAGGCTATGAATTCAGAAAGCctgagctacgaccatatcatgattatgcatagAAATTGATAGGGTGGCTTGGAGAGGTAACCCTTCAACAAGTTCCAAGGAGAtaaaataagcaagttgatgcCCTAGCTGATTTGGCCTCAACTCTGACTCTTCTAAATTAAATGCGAGTTACTATccaccaagaatgggtagtaccgccgTTATGTAGAAAACAAGGTTGAGTACCTCATTTCCATGTATGAAACTGTAAAAGAAGATTGGCtacaacctatcattgattacttatgttatgggatacttccagaagatccaaggagaaagaaTGACATTCGTTGTCGTGCACCTCACTTCCTTTATTACAAAGACACactgtacagaagatcatttgaaagaGTACTTTTACGgtgtttgagagagagaaaatcaATTCAAGCTTTACAAGAAGAATACTCGGGAGTTTTTTTTATCGTATCAGTCTGGACcaaagctccattttcacattaaaaggatgagatactattggccaacgatggtgaaagattgcttggactatgctagaaaaTTCAAAGCTTGTCAATTCCATGTGAATTTCGTTTATCAACCTCCTGAAGTACTATacccaactgtagcatcttggacattcaatgcttggggaatggatgttgttggtccactaccaaaatcttctagtggacacttatacatcttggccgcaatagattacttctcaaaatgggccgAAGCTattgctctcaaggaagtaaagaaggAGAATGTTGTGAATTTTATTCGGGTGAATTTCATTTACCGCTTTGGAATCCTTCAATATATAATAACCAAAAATGGCAAGACGTTTGACAACAAAATGAggaataagatttgtgatctctttggctcAAGCAACGCAAGTCTTTGATGTACCATATTGCCGCCAATGGTTTAGCCGAAGCGTTTAGTAAGAATTTATGCAATGTATTGAAGAAAGTCGTCTCCAAGTCCAAGAAAGACTGGCATGAacgaatggaagaagctttatgggcatatagaatGACTTACTGCACACCaacgcaagcaaccccatactcacttgcttttagagttgaagcagtcctgccacttgaacgtcaaataccttctttgagactgactattcaagaagggctcaccgataaataaaatgctaagttgcatctTGCAGAGTTAGAagatcttgatgagaagaggctagAGTCTCAACAAATCTTAAATGTTACCAAGCCCATCTATCTCATTCTTTAAACAAAAGAGTTCGATTGAGGtacttccaagttggagatcaagttctTGCAGTGAGAACGCCCATTATTACTTTTCAAAAGTCTGGGGGaaaattcaccccaaagtgggatggaccatatatcctacaagaggcatattcaaatggcgCTTACAAGCTTGTTGATGCAGATGGCGTGAAAATCATCCCTATCAACGCCAacttcttgaagaagtactatccttaaaggaagatgacactccttaaggcacgagtataaactgcatgttcaCTCttggcccgcaagagtataaactatgtatggataaaaaaaaataaaagtccgctaggttgaaaacctcgacagaggcggcctaggcaaaagttaggacacaaaaagaaacactcacccagaactacattgtgacttgatcctctttactgaggtacgtaggtgcttggaatttcattctgagttcagttacatgagtgtcaaaaaataCATATCCTTGCTTGATCCATCGTATGAAAGTCAAGTCTGCATACATCTCAATTAAATTTTAGAATTATGTCAAATACTTATGGCTCAATAGGGGCAACccatcaaaaagaaaagaagctCTTTCAATGGGATTTGGAATACCCAAAACCTACAGTTAAGGCATAGATCTACCGCACGTGCAATTATCAATTATGAAGTCAAAATCTTTAATTCTTAAGGCTTTCAAATTGAAGTTGCAAGTCAAACTCGATTGTGAGACAAAGACGTGAAGCCAATGAGCAACAAGTTTGGGAGCGACAAGCCAGAGTTTAATATGACAACATCAATGCATCAAAATAACCAAGCAATTCTTGGAGTTTAAATTCAAAAGGAGTATTAAAATAAATGTGcgatataaagaaaagaatttcCATTACAACTAATAGATCCAACTACTCAATAAAAGGGTAAAAGAAAGCAACAAGAAGATCTATAGGAAGACATCTCTTAAAGCTAATCTAAGTATAGCTTATAATTGACTAAATCTTGTAAAGCATCCTCTAagacttgcttcttcttctccatgACCTTTGAGGCATTTCCCATTGCAAGGGAGACATCAGAACACTTGGAAAACTCTTCTTCAGCAATtgaaactttggattccatctcTGCAGCTTCTTGCTTGGCAATATCTTGGCAAGTTTTTAACTTCTTTACCTTCTTTCTCGCCTTCTCAAGAGATTTACAGGCAGCAAAAACTTCTTTAGATTTCTCATCCCTCTCCCTCAATAAAAGCTCAAGTTGTtctttggctttcaaatataGCTCTGACTCTTTAATTGCTATGGTTTTATCAATGAGGGTGGATTGTGCTTGGTCATAGGAAGCCACCAGCCTAAAGAAAGACCCCAATGAATTTTGTAAAGGCGAAATATATGCCCCCATCCCACTCATGTCATTGAGTATGACTTCGACATCATCCTAGATAGAAGAAGCACGATTTGGAGTGAGGCCTGCAAGTTTGATATGAATACTAGCCCAAGACTTCatgataaattcctttttaaGCTCTGAAATGACTTTCTTGCCATAAAAAATAGACATGGTTACCACTGGTTGCCGGGGAAAGTTTGACTCTAcattttctttaactttatcACAAGAGTTAGAAGTGACCTCTTTGGATGACAAAAGTAACTCTCTTGAGTCTAGACCTACTACAAATGCGCTACTATTTTGTGGCTTACTTTGGTAAGGATATTCCAAAATTTAGACATTGTCTGGCTGCACatacaaagaaaaattatatgaGGGGTATATATAAAGGCAAGTCATATACTTTGAAATAGTAGAGAGTTAAGTCGTTACCTTCTCAATGGATGATGGAGTCTCCGATGAACTAGCAAGAATCTCCACATGGGAGTTGGAGTCACCTTGCTTCCCCAAGGATGGTTTTACCTTCTTCCAACAACAATCTCCATGACTACTATTGCTTTTGTCTTGAGATGGTCATTTATTAAAAGCCGGTTAAGTCAGAACAGACAACTCCTCTTTCTGAGTTTCTACATGTAGAGGTCCTTTGACTTTGTATAGAATGACTACCTTAGCTTTCAAAACTAGAGGCTTAGCCACAATTGGGACCTCCTCACCATGTTCTTGAGGAGTGTTAATAATAGGACCTACGCCATTATTGCAAGTTAACTTTGAGAAAGTTTCCATGAACTTTATCCCACCAAGATTTATACTGCGTGGATGAATATCTTCGTGTATTGGGTATGAATTTAGAAAAAGTTGTTTTCGATATAGAACCATGCAGTACACAAATTCAATGAAATCTAAGGCCTTCATCTAGTGAAGCACTGCGAATATCATCTTCCAAGATTTCGAGAAGGCCTTGATAAAATCCAAACTGATGGCTAAATCGGTGTGAACTGTATGGCTCAAGTATGAATGAACCTCCATATCTGAAAAGGAGGAGGTTAAAATGGAGGCTCATAAAGTAGCTTATCTCTGATTTGTCATCCTTATCATCATCCACAAAATGACAAGGATCGGACTTGCTTAGCATAGTGGAAGTCCAAATAGCACTATCTCCTCGATGGATGCGCTTTCTGGCAAGCTCTCCATCAAAGTACCTTGCTCTACCTTTGCCGAGAGTATGCCATCATCAATGGAATAGATTCCTTTAGGAAGtataaaatacatcttaaaatagtAAGCAAGCAACCATACACATAATGGATAGGAAAGGATACTCTGAGCTGCTCAAGCTACGAAGATTTATTGATTCTTTTGAGACCATTATGGATGCTCGATAGGACTGAAACTACAAGACTAAAAGTTTGCTTATCTACCATCATAGCTACAACTCTAAAAGTTTTCGGGCGAATGAAATGTCCATCCTTAGAGAGAAATACAAAGGTGCACAATCAACATGATAGGAATGCTGCCAAATATATATCAATCCTATGTTCATACTTTACTCCAAGTTTGAAAAACGTAGCATCatctgcacttaaccattttgctGCTTTTGGAATAGTCCCAGTTGGGTTATGGGTTGACTTCAAGCGAGCAGACTGTTTCTCCTTCCTCAGTGGAGTTGACTCATATCTTAATACCCTCTTGCACCAAAACATTATCCACTTGCTTAGAGAAACTCTCGGATTAGAAGCCTCTCCTTCTTGAAGATGTTGGAAAGCTACAAACAAGAATTCATAAGAATAAAAGATAAATCTCTCATTCTTTTCATCAACACCTGTAAGCTCCTTTGCTTCAGGTACTACTTCTTTATAAGGAAGACCTCCGATGATCAGACCTCCAATCTTGTATAAATCCCAAAGGGATATGGATAGCTCTCCAACTAAAGTAAGCAATGTATTGGTAGTCGAACACCAAGCCTCAAAGAATGCCTAATATGCTTGAGTTTCAATTATAAGTAAACAGTGAAGCATAAACGACATCATATATTTTTGCTACCTTCAAGGTTTGCGCGCTTCCAGCCAATATGTCCTCAGCCCATTCCCAATATCCTTGAGTATGACGATATTCATCAGTTATCTCCATAGTATTTCCCCAACGAATATCTTCTTTGAGTATCCGACGTCCTAAGCAAGGAAGGGTGCTCGCAATATTCAATTGACGTTGGTTGGGAGTCCAAAGAAGCCATACTTTAATCAATCGATTAACACCAATGTCATGTTCTAAAGTCCAATCTGACATATAGAGAGAATTTTGCAAGGGAGGCCACAGGTCTGCATACTTGCCTGCTATTGGAGTTTCAGTCAATAGCCTAGTTAAAATCGTGCCATCATCGGCCTCAAT is from Capsicum annuum cultivar UCD-10X-F1 chromosome 5, UCD10Xv1.1, whole genome shotgun sequence and encodes:
- the LOC107845012 gene encoding uncharacterized protein LOC107845012 — encoded protein: MVDVGLRCEGFNFVSVTSRSDQFSLKSVAIGLRCEDLICLRHLKTRPILLEYGGLRVKLEEMVHFKDYTSTSSKNKYLLIEADDGTILTRLLTETPIAGKYADLWPPLQNSLYMSDWTLEHDIGVNRLIKVWLLWTPNQRQLNIASTLPCLGRRILKEDIRWGNTMEITDEYRHTQGYWEWAEDILAGSAQTLKVAKIYDVVYASLFTYN